AGATTCTTTCACTGCattttgagagtaaaagttttgtccaaagacaagatccacgcaatccatttgtcattgaataatgtctcttttaatgtcCCTTTCTatcagttgttgataaaaacaacaaaaaaaataaacattttaattctaatTACACATAGCACTCTCGTTAAAATGCGTTCACTGGCTGATGCCGGTAATCTTAAAAAGACAGTACAGATTTGtgtaaatacatgtttattttgaACATTCATAATTGGTAGTATTTACATGTTACAAAAAtacatatgcaatataatatatgcaatgtcaagatatttattgatggaatagactgaatttgaaaatttttcaaaagctaaaatatgaccaatatgatgaaaaaccaatgaaaatataatctgtaaaatttatattttagaatTGTGCCTAGAAGGTAAGAAGGTGCCttttataattaacagcattagctgtgagataaataatttcaaatgtacgtaaaatggacattgtaaaacaaaacatattgaaTCCAAATCAGATTCGTattaagagcttgtgaatcgaatCAATAactctgtatcaatacccagtccTAGTTATAATAATCCTTAATcactataaaacattttttatttgtttttgtatcttaAGGTCACTTATTGAACAGCTAAGAAAACTACAGGCTTTGGTGAAAATGTCCACAATGAAAACCACCACAACTAGCACTTGTATTATGGTGCGTATCTGTCGCTGTGGTGTTTTTATCCATGAAATGAAATGTAAAGTACAAGGAGAAAACTTtctgttttaaatcaataaaacagcAGAGATAATAGGATGTGTtccttaatttgttttgtttgttttcgcTTTTCCAGGTATTCCTGCTTTCTTTCTGTCTGATTGTATTTCCCTCAGTCAATCCTTTTGGCAGCAGTGGACAGAAAGATCTGTATATGTCATCAACAGGTGAGCACCGAATTTGTTTGTGTTCCCATTATGTAATGAGGGAATGTTGTTCTGCTGCTTCTTGTACATGCTTTGTTGTACTTTATTGTTCTACTCTACTGTATTTTTCTTACACATACATTGACGGCAGATTCTATTGTCTCTCTTCATTGCTGGCAAGTGATTACAATTGTGATATTCCTACTATTTTTAGATAACCATTATGTAAAATATACTGTTTTATTTTActgccctgcaaaggcaaaacacagtccCAACTTGTCAAAACTGAATTAAGTCTCCTAGACTATGGTCTGTCCTGTTACTTACGTAGTTTGGCTGAACTATGCTCAGATTCTGAGAAAACAGATTTATtatgaccctgtttacacctggtattaagatgcatctcgatcacatgtggtcaggcgagacacatcgctgtttacacctggtcgcataaatgcatctcctgtgactaCTTGTGTTCGGATgtcaaggggagggtctctgatttcattcTGACATACATAAATCaaaatcactatgtcagtgtgtttcgGTATGACATTAAAGCACACCAAAGTCAGAAAATGCAAAGAAAGCATGGAAAAAAACGGCACACTGATTCTCACAGATGCATCTGAATTTTAATTagagcacaaacgcaacattttgaGCTGAATTATCCTTTATTCTAGTGGATAACCTGTTTTAAGCTGAGCTTCAGATGTTCATGCTTCTCATttgtgtcactgcatgttgatttCAAACACACTGAAGAAAATCCTTGAAGTTCTCATGCTTGTTTATGTATctactttttacattttctgattgGATAGTTATTTCCTGTAAAAACCACTTGTAACTGACAAAGTTTACACGTTTGTTTTAGAGCAGCAGTTGATTGATGGGTGAGGGGTGGTGTTCACTACTGTTTGGGATGCATTCTGGATGATTAGCATTTACACATCAgatgcgatgtggtcacatgtgtttttgactacCTTCGTATGCAGGTTTTGAGATCCGATCACAAAGCGTTTGACCCAGTTTACACCTGTATTAAGCACTggccacttgtgatcggatcacccgaaacgcatcttaataccagcttTAAATGGGGTCTAAGTTATTATTCAAGTATGGCTGGACAATCCAAAACACTTTGAACCCgttttctttgcattttgacTTTTAAGGGCAGTGCACTACTACTTGGTAAACAACATGGCTTTCTGCTCTGTTCTAGGGATGTCCCGAGCCCTGCGGTCTTATCCAGCCATCGGAAAAGATGACGTTGTATCAACCCCTGCTAAAGAATTGCCAGATCAGGAGGTCCTCCTAGTGGCCACAGTTGAAAGTAACAAGGTGCTGCTGTCAGGCGGTCAGAACCACACACCTGACTACCAGCAGGTCGAGCAGTCTGACTCAGAGTCTGGGGTCAACAGCAACTCATCCGCTGACTTCCCCAGTCCTGCCCAGTCAGATCTCAAAGCAGAAAGAGCTCTCTCAGAGTCCCACCGTAACTCCGCAGCAGCTCCTGTAATCTACGATGGGCAGGGCAAAACCAAGGAGAGCTGGATGGAGCAGAAACCCACATCCATTATTATACAGCAGCACCGCTCTGATGAAATGTAGGAAAGCACATAAAAGTTCTTCATAACCTTATTAGAGCCATTTTAATCTTGTAGCATCTCAGACTGACCATTTTGTTAGTCATTTTTACATAGATCTACTGTTATGATTTAATAGCACTTTCTTTGCACCCAGTCATATACAATATATGAATGTCATTGTCCGTTTTCATCTGCACAAATTATGATACTCTTTCAATGGAAAGATGAAGTAATTTGATCATCTAGAAATCTGCATTGTAACCATAATGAGTTTTGGTACATTCAGGAAATGTATTCTTGTGTACATTACTTCACACGTTGTAGGGCATTAGGAGGTCAATTAGATTATTGTTTTCCCTTGTAGAAAGGGAACCATTGGCTTAGAGATTTaactactgaaaaaaaaaaactttttttgtttttttgttaaaggtatttttttatttttttactctcaTTGTACATTATTTGTGGCTTAAAACCCCTTCAATTAAACTGCTGTACATTTGGgcttaaaatgtaacttttagagAGGGTAAAGTGTTGCAAATAttcacagaataataataataatttagtttttatgtgtatgtaaatatacattatataaaataaatgtaatgatctGCTGTGTCAGAGacacatttttatgtaattttcaaTGATGGTATATTATTATGTCTCTTTTGAGGTTTattatatttctgtctttttttatttaccaGTTGATTTCTTTCAATCTGTGATATCATAGTATGATGCACTGATGTATATGTAAACATGGAATGTCCATAAGCTTTTATTTCTGTCTTGATTATGTTACTGAGCACACTGATCGAAAAGCATCAGTTTACTATGAATGCCATGATCCATTTTGAATTTTTCGACATGCATCACACAATAAAAAGTGACCGTACAAAGAAATAagaaagaatgaacaaaaaatattaaataaaatgattgaaTAATTCATAATTTAATGACTGATGATTCTCAGTACAGTATGATGATACATGTGATGacactaattaaaaaaatcaccTATGGGATTCTTAGAAAGTGAGCTAAAAAAATCTTACATTGGGAATTGGTATCATGATGTTATTATGTCCTCATTATGCTGCTCTAGATATTCAATAACCCCATAGTACATGCAGTTAACCAGTCTAACTTAAATGCAACTGATTTGACTCAAATACAAAACTGTGATGTAAATCTGTACCTATTTCTGATACCCTCTCAAGCACTTGTTGGAATGCAGAGCACACAAAACAAATGTCATGAACTATGAAGCtcattcattattatatataattgtttagtatcatttaaatatttaaaacaaatatttgtcaATACCGGAGAATAAACTAGAAGAGTTTAATTAAAATTTAGGTATCGTAATTTGGGGTTGTTGATGAAAGGATTGTTATTTCCATCTTGTACCAGCAGATGGCGCCACAACACTAAAATCTATTCAGCACTGGGATAATTATTCCTGTAACGTGTCGCTATTACAGTAACAGTAAGACTTGATCTGTCCACTGTCAATCATCAGTTGTACAGTTTTACTGTAGTATCATTTATCAAGACCCACCGGGTTTAATTACACTTGCATTCATTCGCGGTCTTACATGAGCAAATAATCACCAATGCTATTTGAGATGATGAACATAGCACTGATTAAaaacgtttatatatatatgtgtgtgtgtgtgtgtagcgtttaatgttaaaatgtaatttccacagagtactgttaaataaaatacagaatttGGGATATGCTTGAAATAATGCTGTGGTGggattttaattacaatttaatttttacaCACACTGTTGAGCATTGtatgtaaattaaataaactagcgagatggtgaaaaaaaaattaaacaaggcTAAAAGTTCCCTTCCACTCTGCAATCCTTGATAGAGGACTAAAGAATAAAATGGACCAATAACAACTTCACACCGTTAGCTGTGCCATAAGAAAGAGCACGCGCCGTACTTTGTGTTGACGGAGTGGTATTTAAATACCCACGTGGGCAGTTTACAGGCAAGGCGCTTGCATCGGAGTGATTTGCATACGCCCGTGCccttagccaatcagaaacggGAATAAGCTGAAAACACATCCATTGCCGAGAAACTCCGCTGGTCGCCTTTATAAAGCAGCGACCGCCTGACTGCACATCACACTCAAAGCTCACAGCAGAGTACAGACGAACTAAACGATATCGTTACTTCACGTGGACTTAAACAATGACTTTTGAGGAACTTACTGGACAAGACAACACAGCTGCCGCTGGAAATAGGTGGGTTCTGTTTAATGCCACCTTCTCTGTTAACGTTTTTAACAAATGCTACATAAAGTCTATGGTCTAATGCGCTGGTTTTGTTGTCCAGAATGCAGAGTGCTGGAACAGCACTAGAGGAGCTCCTGGTCTCGGCTAAAAAGCAGGACTGTCTTACCGTGGGGGTGTATGAGTCCGCACAAGTCATGAATGTGTAAGTATCTGACATTTATAGTTTCAAAGCTAACTATGTTTGTACTAATGTTGCCTAGTGTATGCATGTTGAACCTGTCTCTGATTGTTCTCGGTTCTGTGTGACCTCAGTGACCCGGACAGTGTGGCTTTCTGCGTCCTGGCCACAGATGAACAATATGAATGTGACATCGCCCTCCAGATCCACTTCACCCTCATCCAAGCCTTCTGCTTTGACAATGACATCAACATTGTTCGTGTGAAGGATATTGATCGTCTTGCTGACATCGTGGGCTGCGACCAGGATGAGGAACCTAAGGATGCACATTGCATACTTGTAACGGTGAGCACGCTATCTACACCTACACTGCATCTACACCTACGTCTACACCTCGTTCACACCTACATGGCATCTAGCCTAAATGTGGTATTAATGTTgcctcttctctttctccttagAGCCCCAACACTGACTCTTTGAAAGACTCCGCTCTTGAGACACTGGGTATGTTTTGTGAGGAGAGTCACAATGTCTATGAATGGCTGCCTACTATTACTCTGCCAGAACGCTGATAGGGGATCATTTTGGCATGTTCACATGAATGAAGCACAAATTCAAGTCGAAGACTCTGGGTGTGAAGACTTGCATCCTGAAGGGTCCACAGCTGCAGAGCTAAAAGCTTTGACATATTGTCTGGATTACCCTGAAATGAGAAGAGAAGTGGACTGTCCCAGCATACTGTTGGTCGAGCATGGGAAAGTCAAGCCTTCTGTGCCACCCAAGGTGGTAGCATGGAGACAATAGAGGACTGGTTGACCGTGAGAGCACGATTATGACATGAGGTGGAAAGCCTTAAAATAAGGAATGCAAAGATGGATTTTAAAGAGGAATTAAGTTTAAGTGACATTTTGAGGAACGTATTGTTTTGAGGTCGAATGGACACTTGGGAAGTTGTTTGAAAACATATTACACAGACATTGGTTTAACTTGTCTTGTAACATTGGCTGTTGTATGAAGTActtaatttttgtcaaatattcacAATGCAATGTTAAATTGTGGCAAAGCTGCATAAAGATAGCTTTGAAATAAATGCTTCAAAATGTAATCATGGTATGTTTCTTTTTAAATCTGTTGAGATATTGGCATGCAACAATGTGCTTATTTTCCCCCAATTGCAAAAACTGTTACAAAGTAGGGAGGTCATGTCAGTTCAATAACCGAGTTGGCATGGAAGATGGAGAGCGAAGTGTTGCGATATAGCAGCTCTAGTGAAGCTGGCATCTCTCCAGGTGCTGCCTGACCTTTCACAATCAGCTGCAGTCTTTAAACAGCTTGCTCATTTGAAGTCCCCTTTGCAAATGTAGACTGACTTCTGTCATGTGTGGGTTTTGCACCCTCCATTTGGAGCAGAGGCAGAGTAGAGCCAGATGGGCTAAATGACTAATTGAGCTCAACTCCGCAAACACATGCTGAAGGTTACATTTACCATTTCAAGACTTGTGTTTTTCACTACTGTTGAATGAAAATTTAGTTTGCATGTAAGAATGCTCTGGGACCAATATGTGGGAgttatttttctgtgtttttctttgCCAACAGAAGAAGGTGATTTCTACTAAGCCGATGTGTGGTTTACAAGAGAAAGGGTTTCGGCCTACCCATAAAACAGATACTCATTTGTGGTGTGTTTGATCTTTCATCTCTAGTTAAGCTGTCCAGTCATCATTGATCTTCACAATAAGTTACATCACTGAAAAGTTTTAACAGCAGATACATGTACCAGGTGTTGTGCATCATTGGCATATGCCCAAAGCAAAAATCAGAACTTGAAAGAGCATTTCAGTATGG
This sequence is a window from Xyrauchen texanus isolate HMW12.3.18 chromosome 37, RBS_HiC_50CHRs, whole genome shotgun sequence. Protein-coding genes within it:
- the LOC127630988 gene encoding growth arrest and DNA damage-inducible protein GADD45 gamma-like: MTFEELTGQDNTAAAGNRMQSAGTALEELLVSAKKQDCLTVGVYESAQVMNVDPDSVAFCVLATDEQYECDIALQIHFTLIQAFCFDNDINIVRVKDIDRLADIVGCDQDEEPKDAHCILVTSPNTDSLKDSALETLGMFCEESHNVYEWLPTITLPER